The genomic stretch gaagtagtccacggcaacgataaggaatttcatttgccgaggagcttgaggaagtggtcccactatgtctatgccccattgcatgaaaggccaagggctttgcatagtgtatagatcggtctgcggcatccttgggacatttgcatgaatttggcacttcgtacacttcttgacgagctgcactgcctcttgtaccatggttggccaataatatccccatctcagaacttttttagctaaagctctggctccgatgtggctaccgcacgatccttcatgaacttctctgaggatgtagtccgtctcttcaggtcctacgcaccgcaataacggctggaggtaagactttctaaagaggactccttcatgaagttcgtaccgaagtgctcggcacgtgatcttccgagcatctctcttatcctcgggcaattgtccttgatccagatactgcaagatcggcgtcatccagttcggcgagctggatactgagtgtacctcggcttcatcaatgcttcgatgcattaattcttccgccttcgagctcggatctgaggccaacttacttaaggtatctgctcagctattttccgctctgggaatgcggattatccgaaaataggagaaacttcggctgatgctttgcgctttgtccaaatacttcttcattctctcgtcacgagcttcacttgtacccaacatgtgatttactatgacttgtgaatcacaatggactttgagagatttgacgagcagactttgcgctaactggagtccggccaggagggcttcgtactcggcttcattattagtagtggggaataggaaccgaagtgagtaggttacctcgtgtccgtcgggagcgacaagtaaaataccagctccacttcccatcttgtttgaagctccatctacgaatccgctccagcagtccggcggctctacttcggattccaggggctgtgctagttcggcattggcagaattcttctgttcggcaataacaggaattgcttgatcgaactttgcttctgcaagaaaatctgccaaggcttgtcccttgagggctttccgaggtagatattcaattgtgtgctctcccaactctatagcccacttggcgattctgcctgatgcttctggtttggtcaacacttgccgaagtggcagatcagttaagacgcataccttgtgagcatagaagtatggccgcagtctccttgctgcatttactaatgccagagcaatcttttccagaggttgatacctggtttctggacctcttaatgctcggcttgtaaaatagatgggaagctgctttaggccttcttctcgtacaagcaccgcgctgatggtttgatccgatgccgctaagtataagaatattacttcggcttcggttggagcagagagaataggaagctcggctagataacttttgagctcgtcaaaggccttttttctgctcggctccccactcgaactttggtgcctttttcaacaccgtgaagaacggcagttgcttttcggctgcttgagaaaggaatcgattcagtgcggctagacatccggttagcctttgcacgtcatgtatggacttcggcatcgccatgttttgaacaacttgaacttttgaggggtttgccttgagtccgtcctttgaaacccaacaacccagaaactttcccgaatctaccaaaaaggtacacttttggggattaagtttgaggttggctttcttgagcacgttgagagtggacttgaggttgtgctcgtactccgaagtgcttttgcttttgacgactatatcgtcaacatacacttcgacctcctttccaatcaggtgccgaaaaagcttgtctaccatcctttgataagtggctccggcattctttaaaccgaatggcatctttttataagcgaaaatgccgaaatcagtaatgaaggccgtttttgaagcgtcaatctcatccattaaaacttgatggtatcctttgtacagatcaagaaaacaaaaaatttcaaagcctatcaaagcttctacttttttatctatgttcggaaggggatagcaatctttgggacagtgcttatttagatcggtgaaatctatgcacatccgccatcctccttcctttttcttgatcatgacaggattggccacccacgaaggatacttcacttcgaataacacatccgccttcaataattgacggacttcgtcatggatgacttgacttcgttctgccgcaaagagtctttgcttctgttttatcggccggactgaaggatcaatatttaaccgatgagtgattacctcggggggcactccggtcatgtccaacggagaccatgcaaagacgtctttatactccttgaggagctggatggttttttcccgaagtaggggcgttcccgcgaagccgatcttaaccgttctggatggatcgtcttcgtacagctgaactgtcatcgagttcggctccggtatgacttcggtcatcgcctctgactccggctgctgtgattgctatgcttggtggtgccgatctgactgctcggcacttctaagcgcaatttgcagacattcctttgctctcttttggtcacctcggatgaccgctatccctcctttagtagggatcttgatggtgaggtgataagtggagcaaacggcccgaactgtgttgagccagtctcttcccaggatgatgttgtacggggaccgagctttcaccacgaaaaactcaatcatcgtactggagctagtaggcgctttccccaccgtgatcggaaggctgataataccttcagggcgggtgtcctcctgggcgaagctcttcaggggaagcggagccggactgagccgagctgggtccacttctagtttgtcaaagcactctttaaaaagaatgctaaccgacgctcctgtatccacaaacaccctgtggatcagtttgtttgccactccggcttggatgacaatggcgtcttggtgaggagagatggccgggacgggatcagcatccgagaacgtaatcacttcgtcctgcttcagccttttatgcgttggctcctctcgattggagcctctgcgctctgactttagggacgacttggtcttcccggcagggagagcgtcaatagtctggattactccatcatattgcggctcgtcatcgtcttcgggatccggctgccttttcggatcctgaggagcgcagttcgcaccactctgcttcttattcttctttggctgcttgctttggtattttttcaatgtccctgccttcacaagaacatcgatacctgcagccaagtttctgcactcctcagtatcgtgaccgtggtcttgatggtaggagcagtagttatcctggggtcggcgcgcggctgatttcgtcatccgctttggcttttcgaacaggtcagagtgcagttcgaaaatttccgctctcggcttgttcagcggtacgaactgagcgggcggcttctcgggattgagacggggtcccaatctgtcttgcaccggagccctttgaattctttcaaatggagtccggcgaggatgcccctgatcgctatgatcgggcttccttctgtctcctcgggtcgatgagctgtctaacgaccgtttgcgacggtctgcctcatcggcccgggagtattggtccgcaatgtcccacatttcctgagctgtctgcggaccgcactcaacgagcttcctgtagagagctccgggcaggattccattttggaatgccgagatgacaagcagatcgttgagatcgtctacttgcaggcattccttgtggaatcttgtcataaagtcgctgattttttcgtcgcgaccttgacgaatggaaagcagctgagccgaagtgattcgggcttccgctttctgaaagaacctcctgtggaaggcatccattagatctcggtaagatctgatgctgccctggggaggctatcgaaccaccttctcgcgttcccgatgagcagctcgggaaacagcttgcacatgtggacctcgttgagaccctggttcgccatgttatattgatagcgccccaagaaatcgtgagggtccacgagcccgtcgtaagtcatcgacggagttcggtagttctgtggtaggggagttcgggtgatgtcgtccgagaacggagtcttcagtgctccgtacacggcgaatccgatatctcgtcggtatggaggagattgagttctcctgtgattccggtaccgaggaggaactggaacatgttggggacggggattctttctcctgggagatgcgacactactgcggtagtgactttcttgtgcggagggagaaggagaatccgccgttttcgtcttcggctgcttttggcttttttgcaggaaggttaagaattcctcctgcttcgccgccaaaaactgcttgacagcctcattcaaatcgggctgctgggaagactcagtgggacgatttttggagcggcttgttccttcgccatgagaactggtggtggatttatccctaggctgttttccagacctatgggatggattggcttcctcctggttctcacgggcaggaatacgggtactctgcgatctggtatgcattttttgggtggaaaaaatggatcaaaaattcgctttatcacaaattttgttctctgtttcccacagacggcgccagtgatgactccgcgaatttttgatgttagtaaatgctggtagagaataaagactacgacgcaatgaatttacgtggttcgatttactgaagtaaatctacgtccacgggaagaagggagggcaagattgtattgcttgatctgggattacagcttacaacacagacttgctatatgatattttatctctagagagcttaacctttttctatctgatctaagttctatttatacattgaactaggatcgtggtttgcagccccactaacaagatcgtgggtgagcaataactgctcaataactgcttcgtaccactaaatagatcgtgggtatagtggaggtcgtggaggcctttcatgagtccactaactcctagttcggtcgaatgctgagaccgaactgctggactttaccgatcagctcttgccgatctgagaggagagcttgactggtcggcttttaccgagctgtaggctgagtccgaactctttggtcgtgccgaactctttggtgccgaacagatactctttcttgggctctgggctgatgggccgtcactgttattgggcttgccattagggtttagttcgtaccccatcagaaGGAAAGGGGTTTGGCTTTGTGCCCCACCTTGTTTCCAACATCGAGCTTCCCTCGGATAGGCTGGAATTGAACGATAGGCTGAAGGTGTTGTTTCTCGAGAAATTGAAGGGGTTGAAGGAGGGTGTGTTGGTGGAGAAGTGGATGAAGAAATTGGATTATGTGGAAGATGAAATTAGAAGGATTTCTAGCGTCTTGAGAGATAAGGGAAGGTTGCGGGTTTTCAATGAGCTGTGTGAGAAAAGGGAGGTTTTGGTGGGTGAGACTACCTTTATATCCAACAGGATTGAGGAATTCAGAAATGGCATTAGGTTTATTGAGGAGGATTTATATGCTGATGATGAGGGAATGCAGGAGGCTCGATGACGGACTGCCTATTTATGCCCATCGCCGCGAGATCATGAAGCAGATATACTGCTAACAGGTTGCTCTAGCCTCATTCTCTTGTAGTATTAATTGTCACATTTCAAACAtggaaaattataattatatgaaAGAAAGGGTGACAATTTCCAACTCAATCAACTTTTATGCAAGGATGGAAGTTAACATCATATAAAAATCATTGTATAAAGAAACAAAATTGATGTCTATTACATTTTAAGGTCATTTTGGAGGTTCTTATTTTAATAGGAATGATTGCTTATTGATGTTGATTATTTCATGTAGACTTGCAATTGTTGGTAAAGCATTCGGaatgtattttaattgtttcgATGGGAACTTTCACAGGTGACAGTACTTATAGGAGAGACCGGTTCAGGAAAGAGCACGCAGTTGGTTCAGTTTCTTGCTGATTCTGGAATATGTGGAGACGGTGCCATTATTTGCACGGAGCCAAGAAAACTTGCTGCAATCACATTGGCGGAGAGGGTGAAAGAGGAAAGCTTTGGGTGCTATGATGATACTCCAGTTGTGTGTCACCCGTCATATTCACCGCTTCAGGAGTTTGAGTCCAACATGGTGTTTGCTGCCTGTTGCAGCACTACATAAGCGACAATCAACTATCCATGGTATCTTGCATTATTGTTGACGAGGCTCATGAAAGGAGCTTGAACACAGATCTCCTTCTGGCTTTGCTCAAGACTCTACTCTGTCAGAGGCCCCGTCTCAGGCTTATCATCATGTCTGCTACCGTGGATGCAGACCGATTCTCTGATTACTTTTTTGGCTGTAGGACCTTGCATGTGTCTGGGAGAAACTTCCCTGTTGTTGTTAAATATGAACCCTGCCATTCTCAAGTGTCTAAATTAATGCCGTCGTATGTACATGATGTTCTAACTACAGTAGTGAAGATCAACAAGACTGAGAGGGAAGGCACTATTCTCGCATTCTTGACGTCGCAGAGTGAAGTAGAATGGGCTTGTGAGAATTTCCAAGCTTCGTACGTTGTAGCATTGCCCTTACATGGAAAACTTTCATATGAAGAACATCATAAAGTGTTTCTAACCTATCCAGGTAAAAGAAAAGTGATATTTTCCACCAATGTTTCTGAGACATCATTGACAATACCCGACGTCAAGTATGTGGTTGACCCTGGAATGGCAAAAGAGAGCATGTATGAACCTGCTACAGGGATGAACATTCTCAAGGTTAGCAGAATCAGTTAGAGCTCTGCTAAACAACGAGCTGGTTGTGCTGGGAGAACAGAGCCTGGGACATGCTATAGACTCTACTCTGAAGATGATTTTAAATCAATGCTACCACACCAGGAACCAGAAATTCGCAAGGTGCATCTTGGCGTAGCAATTTTGAAAATCGTGGCATTGGGTGTGAAGGATCTGCAGGAGTTTGACTTTGTTGATGCACCTAGTGCCAGTTCCATAGATATTGCAGTCAGAAATCTTGTTCAGCTAGGAGCAATTGTGCTGAAAAACGATGCGTATGAGTTAACAAGTGAAGGGAAAGACATAGTGAAGTTGAGTATTGAGCCTCGGCTtggtaaaataattttataatccTTCCGCCAGCGGTTGGGTAAAGAGGGTCTTGTTCTTGCTGCAGTAATGGCAAATTCTAGTAGCATATTTTGCAGAGTCGGAACGGTGGATGCTAAGTTGAAATCTGATTGCCTGAAAGTGAGGTTTTGCCATCCTAGCGGCGATCTTTTCACATTTCTTGGCGTTTACAGAGAGTGGGAAGCTGTTCCGCGTGAAAAGAGAAACACTTGGTGTTGGGAAAATAGCATTAATGCAAAGACATTGAGGAGATGCCAGGACACTGTTATGGAAATGGAAGCTTGCCTTAAAAATGAATTGAATATCATTGTGCCACACTATTGGCTTTGGAATGGTGAGCATGAAAAAAGTTTGAAAAAAGTAACACTCTCTTCCTTGCCTGGAAATGTGGATATGTACTCTGGCCACGATCAACTCGGTTATGAAGTGGCACTAACAAAGAAACATGTGCAGTAGCATCTTGCGTGTTCTTTGTTCAACTTCGACCAAAGGCCGGCCTGGGTGGTTTTCTCGGAAATATTATCTGTGTCAAATGAGTATTTGGCATGTGTTACAGCATGtgattttgattgttttccGACCCTGTCTCCTTCTCTACCATTTTGATTTCTTGGCAATGAACAGGCAACGGTTGCAGAAGAGGGTTCTATCAGGGTTTGGAAGTGCTCAGTTAAAAAGGTTTTGTGGGAAATCTAATAGGAATGTGCGCTTTCTTGAATCAAAAGTAAGAGAGTCGTGTGCTGATGAAAGGATTGGTGTTGTGGTTGATGTTGACCAGAATGAGGTGCTTGTGTATGCTTCTTCACAGCATATTGAGAGAGTGATGGGTTTAGTTGTAGAAGCATTGGAGTATGAAAAGAAGCTATTGCGGAATGAGTGTATTGAGGAATTTATGTATGGCCCTAAGGTCTTGAACTCCGTTGCTCTCTTTGGTGCTGGTGCTGAGATAAGGCATCTGGAACTTGAGAACAGATGCCTGTCTGTTGACATATATCATTCTAATGTTAGCGCACTTGATCGGAAAGAGCTTCTACTCTTTATTGAGAGTTTCACTTCGGGTTTGGTTTGCTCTGTTAGCAGGTTCTATGTCTCTAGTCAGGAAAATGAAGAGAAGGACAAGTGGGGAAGGGTGACATTTTTTATTCCTGATGCTGCAGAGAAGGCTTCTGCGTTGAATGATGTCGAATTTAGTGGTGGTTTGTTAAGGGTCGTTCCTTGTATAAAAAATCAAGACAGTGATCTCAGAATGATGTCGTCCAATCGTATCAAAGCCAAAATCTCGTGGCCTCGTCGGCGCAGCAAAGGGATTGCATTTGTGAAATGCAATCCAGATGATGTCGAAGCAATGGTGAATGATCTCGCCAATCTAGTTATTGGTGATACGCGTGTTTGGTGTACACCAAGTGCTAAGTTTCGAGACAGCATTAGAATTACTGGGCTTGACAGAGAGCTTTCTCAAGAAGATATACGTCCCGTCATAAGAGCTTCGACAAGTAGGCAAATCACGGACTTCTTTCTGCTGCTAGAGAATGCAAATGACGATCTTCTACCACCACCACCGGCTTGTGAGGATGCCATTTTGCGAGAAATTTCTCCCTTCATGCCTAGAAGGATCCAGGGTGCCCTGGTTAACGTTAAGGTATTTCCACCAGAAGCAAAGGACAATATCATGAGAGCCCAAATTGATTTTGATGGAAATTTATATTTGGAGACAGCCAGGGCCCTGGAGCATATCGACCGAAAAGTACTACCTTGGTGTGGCTCGTGGCAAAAAATTGTATGTCGTCCACTGTTTAATGGCTCTGTGTATTGCCCTCCCTCTGTATATCATGTTATCGAGAACGAGTTTCATCATTCCCTCAGAAGGCTTCATCGTGATCCGCGTTATCAAGGTACTAAATGCCCTGATTTTGATTTGTGGAAATGCATTTCATTAAAATGCCTTAAATGTATTGTTATGTTGCTGATGTTCAATTTTGTGCAGGTGTAGAATGGTGTATGGAGAAAACCAATAATGGTGGCTACCGAGTAAAGATATCGGCTAGTGCCACTAGACTTGTTTTCGAGTTGGAAAAGTCTCTGTCGGAGCTCGTTGGAGGGACAATTGTACATCATCCGGATATAACCCCGGCTGTTCTTGAGATTCTTTTTTCGCGGGATGGGGTAATGCTTATGAAATCCGTTGAGGGAGGGACTAGAACGCATATATTCTTCGATAAGCAGAAAATGACTTTGAGAGTCTATGGTCCCCCCGAAAAGATGGAGTATGCACAGCAGAGTTTAGTCAAAGGTCTCCTAACCCTATATGACAGTAGGCAACTCGAGATTCGACTTCGCGATGGAGTCTTCCCTTCTGATATGATGAAGAGAGTTGTTGAGCGTTTTGGGCCGGATCTTAACGGACTTAAAGATAAAGTGCCAGAGGTGGAGTTGTCTTTAAATGCAAGACGTCACACTATATCTGTTAAAGGTAGCAGAGCATTGATGCAAGAAGTCGAAAGCATACTGCGCGATCTTGCACAGCCAAGCGCGTTGCAAAGCCTGGAGAATGATCATGATAGTGCTTGTTTCCTCTGTCTATGTGAAGTGGAGCCGTGTGATTCTCACATGCTTGAGGACTGCCATCACAAAGCCTGCAAGTCATGTTTGTTGAGGCAGTTTGAATCTGTTATCCAAAGTCGCGGACGTTTCCCATTGCTCTGTTCTAAATGGGATTGCGAGGCTAAAATCGCGGTTGCTGATTTGAGGTCTTTGCTGTGGAAAGAGAAACTCGATGAACTTTTCGAGGCTTCGTTGGGTGCATACGTGGAAGCGAGTGGAGGTGCTTTGCAGTTTTGCCCGTCGACCGACTGTCCTTCAGTGTACAGAGCAGCGGGTCCCAGTGGCCCCGCTGCAGCCTTCAGATGCGGGGTGTGCTTCATGGAGACGTGTACCAAGTGCCACGTTGAGTACCACCCGCTCCTGTCCTGCTAGAGGTATCGCGAGCTGAAAGTTGATCCCGATGCATCGCTCAGGGAGTGGTGCATGGGGAAAGATAACGTGAAGACGTGCCCGGGGTGTGGGTTCACGGTTGAGAAGGTGGACGGGTGCAACCACGTTTCGTGTAGGTGCGGGAGACATGTTTGCTGGGTATGCTTGGATTCGTTCGACAGGGCCGAAGACTGCACCAGCCATATCAGCTTTGGACACCCAAACATGTTGTAAGATATGCTTCATGTAATATGAAAAATAGTGTTGGTTGCCATTTTTATTCCCTTTAATTGATAGTAATTATTATGCATTCATCACATCCTCAATTTACACACAAAATTATCAAATCTCTATCTCTGCACTATGCAATGCAACAAACTAGTAAAATCAGAAcatgtgcaatgttgtgtaaGAAGTAAGTAAACATCAGGGAGCAGTTTGCATCATTCTCTGATCCTTTTCTATTATTCAACATCTCTACATGAACACCAATCCTCCAACCACACTTAACAATATTATCTAATGATTATTCTGGAAACAATATTTTTCTCCTTAAAATCCAGACTGAGTCTTCAAAGGACAAAAGTAGAAAAACAAGTGATTTGTTAAAGATAGAAGGGTATCCAGAAGAACACCTACCGGAAGTCAATTATGAAGACTGAATTACTAGTATGTAGATCATAGATACAATATATAATAACTATATTAAAAAGATTAAATGttaaatatattagtttttaaattattagtatAAATACATGTAATGGTTTTAGTTTGTTGCATAGTTAATTGAGATAGGAACTCTAATatcttagaaaaaaaaaacttcatagctttaaaaataatgaaacaaatgagttggaaatgaaaacatgtctttatttttttttatcaagttTCTATGTAATACttcaaaaataaagaattaaaagaaaataaaattttctaaagtaaaaaaattaaaatcaaaattatgaaattcataAAATTGAAACCGTAAActcacactacaaaaaaaaggcGCCGTTTGCTACCATTTTTCGAAATACTTTCTAGCACATTTGTGAGCATAAATGGAAAAACGACCATTTTTCgaaatattgaaaatttacCCACTAGTCAAATTTCCTTCCGTTTGCGAGCACTCGTATGTGCTAGCAAAAAATTTTCATGTAAAAAGGAAACATAATCATTTCCACCGGCTGTTTGCGTTCTTACAAAGTAAACTTACTGACGAAGATGTTAAACATATTGGCTGGAATTTCAGGTAATTGTATAAACCATTAGCATAAAGAATGGTCAAGGTTTTACTTATGTTCTGATTGTATCCTAGAATTTCTTGATGTAACTGTaatcttatatatatatttgatatgttgttctaacttttttttttttttaattattttacagAACCATGCTAACACTGAGCAATATAATCAAGACCACGTCAAATTTGCTTTTGGTAGAAGATGCAGAAACAAATACGGTGATCATATAAACAAATTgaaacataagaaaaaaaaccaCCTTATTTCATTGAAGCTTTATGGGAGGCTTACTCTAATGCATGGGAGGATCCGGTTGCCAAGAAATTCTTAGAAAACCGCAAACAGGGGTATGAAAAGGCCCCGCCCACACATGCTAATGGATCTGTTTCATTTGAAGTCACTGTAGAAAGAATGGTAAATATTGCATTTTATAATTTAACTTGTTTACAGTTTGTAATTATTGTTAACTTTTTGAATATTGTTTGCAGACCAAAGAGAACAACGGGAAGTGTCCTGAATTTATAGAAGTCTATAAAAGAACTCACACGCTAAAAGGCAAAGATTCAGAAGAAGGGGTGTTGTGTTCGCATCGCGCCATAGAAAC from Salvia splendens isolate huo1 chromosome 15, SspV2, whole genome shotgun sequence encodes the following:
- the LOC121767058 gene encoding uncharacterized protein LOC121767058, encoding MLNILAGISALWEAYSNAWEDPVAKKFLENRKQGYEKAPPTHANGSVSFEVTVERMTKENNGKCPEFIEVYKRTHTLKGKDSEEGVLCSHRAIETMKVSARADELRANGIVDPDYDAIYFELFGKLNKRKQISGAGQTTSIYFPNASS